The stretch of DNA TTTACCCATGATAGCCATTGACCCATAAACGGACTCCGAGGCTCATGTCATTAAAGTGTGTTCTACATATTCTATAGTTCGCTATATAGATGCAGATCGACATGACAGCCCAGGCAAAACAATTTTGTATTATGTAAAAACCACAAAATTATGAAACGCATAGAGGCAGTCATTCCATCAAATAGACTAAACTTGGTAGTCTCTGCAATAGAAGAAAGCGGCGTTACCGGAATCACAACAATTGAGGCCAAGGGGAGGGGCAAGGGAGCAAGGCCTTCGCTTCGAAGCTCGCGTGGGACCAGCACACAAATAGCGGAATACAACAGCTTGGCCACAATAATCACAATTGTCGAGGACTCGAGAGTAGATCAAATAATCAGCGCAATACTGAATACGGCAAGCACGGGTTCTAGCGGAGACGGCAAGATCTTTGTCTCCACAATAGATGACGTAATTGACATTCAGACAAAAAAGAAAGGTCTTACCTAGAATCTGATTGAATTTAGATCATACACGGTCTTTTTGGTTTTTTGCTGCAATACCGGCAGATATTCCAAGATGCAGAAATTAACAAAGTCGCTAAACGATTTGATTTTGTAATTTTCCAACAATATTGTCTTGTTTTGCTCGTAAAACTCTTCAACCTTGGTCAGAGTATATTTTTGCAGTGGCACGAGTCTGCTTCGCTTGGTTGGAGTTGTGACTTCAAGCTCCTTTTCTCCTTCTAGTGTCTGCATGTCCACAATTTCAGTCATCTCCGAGACGAAGATTTTTCCGCCATCAGAGGATTTTATGCCGGATGATTCAGAGATAATTCCAATTACTTTTTTTGCATCAACGTCTGGAATTACCAGCTCAATTTTGAGCAGAGGTATGCTCTTGAGATTTGTGCTTCCTATTTTGGAGCCATGTTGCCTATCAAAGATGTCATTGTTGGATATTTCGTGCTTGGCTATCAGATATGTGCCTATTTTTGAGATCTTGTTTTTTAGCTCGACAAAATTTTGCGCGCGAATTATCGCTTCTATTTTCTTCATTTCTAAGGATTAATGATTGCCCTGCCCAGAATCTTGCGGGACTTGAGATCCTCTAGTGCTACATTTGCATCAGACAAAGAGTATCTTTTTGATATTATTGGGTTGATTACTCCGCGCTTTGCCAGATTCAGCAATTCCACCATGTCGTTATAGTTTCCAGTGTACGCGCCCTGAATGGTGATTGCCTTCAGAGGTATTGATACCAAAGACAAGTCAATTGCGCCGCCAAAGAGCCCTACCAAGGTCATTGTGCCTCGTTTACGAATTACTGCAAGGCCCATCTTTACCGTCGGCGGTGCATTTACAAAGTCAATTATACAGTCTGCACCTTTGCCTCCGCACAAGGTCATTATTTTCTGAACTGCATCCGGATCCTTTGAGTTCACTGCATGATCTGCGCCAAGCTCCTTTGCTGTCTGGAGTTTTGCGTCATCGATATCTACAATTATGATGTTTGCGTTTGTAATTGCCCTTGCAATTTGGACGCCCATCAAGCCTAGGCCGCCTGCGCCAAAGATCACCATGTTGCTTTGTGATGTGGCATTTGATTTTTTGATTGCAGTATAAGCCGTAAGGCCAGAACAGGCAAGAGAAGCCGCTGCATCAAGCTCAATTCCCGTTACTTTGGATAGGAATTTGAAATGTGGAATCAGTGCATATTCTGCATAGCCACCGTTTTGAAAAACACCCAAAGAACGTGGAGTATCGCAAACGTTGTCATTTCCCACTCGGCACGCGGCGCAGTTTCCGCATCCAATCCACGGATACACCAAGACATTATCACCTATTGCTATTCCCTGGACTGCATTTCCTATTTCAGTCACGGTGCCCACTATTTCGTGCCCCGGGATGACTGGGAATTTGACTCCTCTGTCGGTTACCTTCATGAAGCCATCGCCAGTATCATATCCGCCTTCCCATAGATGCAAGTCGCTGTGGCAAACGCCGACTGCTTTTACCTTGATTAGTACTTCGGTTCCTTGCGGTTTTGGAGTTGGCACTTCGGATATCTCTAGTGCCTTTTGCGGCTCCATTATTCTGGCTGCTTTCATCAGATCAGGGGAACTATGATTGCAATATAAGAGTTAGTTGACTGGGGACGGCAAAAAAGTAGAGCCTTCTAGTATTAGTAGACAAAAAGGCACATCTCTTCATTGAGTGAGAACCAAGTAGAAAACATATCACAGGCGCCAGTAAATGTTCTGTTTAATCCAAATACAGTCATAAAAAAAGACGTCTGGGAGATAAACATAATTCAGATCCTAGAGATCCTAATTAGAATTCTAAAAAAGGCGGACAAAAAGGACCTGCGCGTGGCAGGAATGGCTGCTCTGTCATCGTCACTAATTCACAGAATGAAGGTAGAGAGAATCTTTGCACTGCAAAAGGCTGCAATGGAAAAAAAGCCACTATCGCAGAGAACAGACGTTGATATTCAGCTGCTAAACATTCCGTATCGCCACGAGTCAACATATCCAGTCACACTGGAAGAATTAATGGACCTGCTTGAGAACCTGATTGGAACAATCGCAAACCCCCGATCAAGAAAAGGGGGGCAGCTAAAGTTTGAGCCAATAGAGGCACCTGACTTTAAGGAATATTTCGTATCACTTGAATCCCTAATTGGCAAATACGAAGAATTGATACTGCGCAAGCTTGGCCCAGACGGAGTTGGCTTTTTGCACGCAATAATTGCCGATCTAGATACAACTGATTCTATTCGATGCTTTTTTGCCATTTTGTTCCTTGCTAGAGACCAAAAAGTCGACCTAGAGCAAGCAGGCGATGACATCAAAATCACAATACTGCGTGAGGTAACACCATGAAAATAGAGGATGAAGGCGAGGCAACCTCAAGGCTAGAGGCAGCCCTGTATTCTGCCGGAAGGCCCCTGACAGTAGAAGAACTAATCAAGGCATCAGGCACAGAATCTAGAACCAAGACCCTGGCATTACTAGGAATGATAGAAAAAAAGACGAAGTCGGCGTTCAGGGCAATCGAGATAGCCACATTACCTGACGGCTCGTACGTAATGCAGCTAAAACCTGAGCTAAACGACACAGTACGCAAGTTTGCCTCGCGCCCAATTCTTGCAAAAGCCACACTCAAGACATTATCATATATCGCATACATGCAACCAATCTCATCCAAGCACCTAGTAGAAACAAGAGGTAGCGGCGTCTATTCCCACCTAAAAGAATTAGAACAGCTTGATTTCATATCGCACCAAAATGTGGGAAGACTCAAGATTTTCACCACAACTGCAAAATTCCAAAAATACTTTGGAATATCTGGAGACACCGACATCCTAAAGCAGATTCTATTCAAAAAACGAAAATCCACTCCAATATCGCAGCCAATCGCACAACAAGCCTAGATTTGCGCATAATTGTGGCGTTGTCTATAAATTAGACTTCTGTAGAGCAGACTCGTGAAACGATCAGTCGAAAATCTTGCGACAAGCAAAATCACTGGCGGAAGACGCGTCCCACTAAAGACTAGAAGAAAATATGACATGGATAGATTCCCAAATGAAGCAGTATTAGGCGAGCAAGTAACAGTGACACGCGAAGTCCGTGCAAACCACACAAAGAC from Candidatus Nitrosotenuis aquarius encodes:
- a CDS encoding P-II family nitrogen regulator, giving the protein MKRIEAVIPSNRLNLVVSAIEESGVTGITTIEAKGRGKGARPSLRSSRGTSTQIAEYNSLATIITIVEDSRVDQIISAILNTASTGSSGDGKIFVSTIDDVIDIQTKKKGLT
- a CDS encoding P-II family nitrogen regulator; translation: MKKIEAIIRAQNFVELKNKISKIGTYLIAKHEISNNDIFDRQHGSKIGSTNLKSIPLLKIELVIPDVDAKKVIGIISESSGIKSSDGGKIFVSEMTEIVDMQTLEGEKELEVTTPTKRSRLVPLQKYTLTKVEEFYEQNKTILLENYKIKSFSDFVNFCILEYLPVLQQKTKKTVYDLNSIRF
- a CDS encoding alcohol dehydrogenase → MKAARIMEPQKALEISEVPTPKPQGTEVLIKVKAVGVCHSDLHLWEGGYDTGDGFMKVTDRGVKFPVIPGHEIVGTVTEIGNAVQGIAIGDNVLVYPWIGCGNCAACRVGNDNVCDTPRSLGVFQNGGYAEYALIPHFKFLSKVTGIELDAAASLACSGLTAYTAIKKSNATSQSNMVIFGAGGLGLMGVQIARAITNANIIIVDIDDAKLQTAKELGADHAVNSKDPDAVQKIMTLCGGKGADCIIDFVNAPPTVKMGLAVIRKRGTMTLVGLFGGAIDLSLVSIPLKAITIQGAYTGNYNDMVELLNLAKRGVINPIISKRYSLSDANVALEDLKSRKILGRAIINP
- a CDS encoding chromosome segregation protein ScpA — encoded protein: MSENQVENISQAPVNVLFNPNTVIKKDVWEINIIQILEILIRILKKADKKDLRVAGMAALSSSLIHRMKVERIFALQKAAMEKKPLSQRTDVDIQLLNIPYRHESTYPVTLEELMDLLENLIGTIANPRSRKGGQLKFEPIEAPDFKEYFVSLESLIGKYEELILRKLGPDGVGFLHAIIADLDTTDSIRCFFAILFLARDQKVDLEQAGDDIKITILREVTP
- the scpB gene encoding SMC-Scp complex subunit ScpB; its protein translation is MKIEDEGEATSRLEAALYSAGRPLTVEELIKASGTESRTKTLALLGMIEKKTKSAFRAIEIATLPDGSYVMQLKPELNDTVRKFASRPILAKATLKTLSYIAYMQPISSKHLVETRGSGVYSHLKELEQLDFISHQNVGRLKIFTTTAKFQKYFGISGDTDILKQILFKKRKSTPISQPIAQQA